A DNA window from Streptomyces parvus contains the following coding sequences:
- a CDS encoding MGMT family protein — translation MSQDQTDGGGSGTAPPGAGPPEYPELPEYAERVLDVAELIPPGRVMTYGDIAEWLGEGGPRQVGRVMALYGSAVPWWRVVRADGTLLPAHELRALDHYRAESTPLREASRHAEGHIPRVDMRRARWDGGGHPGGTGDDGAGGAGGDAKEKGGPGDGGPGEKAHT, via the coding sequence ATGAGCCAGGACCAGACGGACGGGGGCGGCTCCGGCACCGCTCCGCCCGGAGCCGGACCGCCGGAGTACCCGGAGCTGCCGGAGTACGCGGAGCGCGTCCTCGACGTGGCCGAGCTGATCCCGCCCGGCCGGGTGATGACGTACGGCGACATCGCGGAGTGGCTGGGCGAGGGCGGCCCCCGCCAGGTCGGCCGGGTCATGGCGCTGTACGGGTCGGCCGTGCCGTGGTGGCGCGTCGTCCGCGCCGACGGGACGCTGCTCCCCGCCCACGAGCTGCGGGCGCTGGACCACTACCGTGCGGAGTCCACCCCGCTCCGCGAGGCGTCCCGCCACGCGGAGGGACACATCCCGCGCGTCGACATGCGGCGCGCCCGCTGGGACGGCGGCGGGCACCCGGGCGGCACGGGCGACGACGGCGCGGGCGGTGCCGGCGGCGACGCGAAGGAGAAGGGCGGTCCGGGCGACGGCGGGCCGGGCGAGAAAGCTCACACCTGA
- a CDS encoding alpha/beta hydrolase has product MRTSPALRAAALAATATVLLPLAACSDDGDGEGASTPTGASTASPTATADDLSSQKLEWSPCPPPNTAQGGGESPSPLPGGVVWECSFMDVPLDYAKPDGRTIELALVRAEAKDQQRRIGSLVFNFGGPGASGVATLPAFGTEYDRLRTRYDLVSFDPRGVGRSEGVQCADDAQLDAFYQEDSTPDDAAEEKQFVQGQRDFIADCEENSGPELPFVGTTNAARDMDLLRTVLGDDKLHYFGISYGTELGGVYAHLFPDKVGRAVFDAVVDPTKNAEQSSLGQAEGFQLALDNFTKDCAERDDCALPGATPQEVEQGIADLLGELEEEPVDGLGDRALTQTLATTGIASALYSQETWPLLEQGLDEAGGGNGGLLLALADSLNGRSEDGRYDNSNAANIAINCADSKQRFTLEQTKAALPEFRKASPLFGEYLGWGLMSCTGWPVAGAWETPDVSATGSAPILVIGNTGDPATPYAGAKAMVQQLGKGVGVELTYKGEGHGAYNSKDACVQRAVDGYLLNGRVPKSGTVCG; this is encoded by the coding sequence ATGAGGACTTCCCCCGCTCTGCGTGCCGCCGCCCTCGCCGCCACCGCCACCGTGCTGCTCCCGCTGGCGGCCTGTTCGGACGACGGCGACGGGGAGGGGGCCTCGACGCCCACCGGGGCATCGACCGCCTCACCGACGGCCACCGCCGACGACCTGTCCTCGCAGAAGCTGGAGTGGTCCCCCTGCCCTCCCCCGAACACGGCGCAGGGCGGCGGCGAGTCACCGTCCCCGCTGCCCGGCGGTGTGGTGTGGGAGTGCTCCTTCATGGACGTACCCCTCGACTACGCGAAGCCGGACGGCCGCACGATCGAACTGGCTCTGGTCCGGGCCGAGGCGAAGGACCAGCAGCGGCGGATCGGCTCGCTGGTGTTCAACTTCGGCGGCCCCGGCGCGTCCGGCGTCGCGACGCTGCCCGCGTTCGGCACCGAGTACGACAGACTCCGCACCCGCTACGACCTGGTGAGCTTCGACCCGCGCGGGGTCGGCCGCAGCGAGGGCGTCCAGTGCGCGGACGACGCCCAGTTGGACGCCTTCTACCAGGAGGACTCCACCCCGGACGACGCGGCCGAGGAGAAGCAGTTCGTCCAGGGGCAGAGAGACTTCATCGCGGACTGCGAGGAGAACTCCGGCCCCGAACTCCCCTTCGTGGGCACGACGAACGCCGCCCGCGACATGGACCTGCTGCGTACGGTGCTGGGCGACGACAAGCTGCACTACTTCGGCATCTCGTACGGCACCGAACTGGGCGGCGTGTACGCCCACCTCTTCCCGGACAAGGTCGGCCGGGCGGTCTTCGACGCGGTGGTCGACCCCACGAAGAACGCCGAGCAGTCCTCCCTCGGCCAGGCCGAGGGGTTCCAGCTCGCCCTGGACAACTTCACGAAGGACTGCGCGGAGCGCGACGACTGCGCCCTGCCCGGGGCCACCCCGCAGGAGGTCGAGCAGGGCATCGCCGATCTTCTGGGCGAGCTGGAGGAGGAGCCCGTCGACGGGCTCGGCGACCGGGCCCTGACGCAGACGCTGGCCACCACCGGTATCGCGTCCGCGCTCTACTCCCAGGAGACCTGGCCGCTGCTGGAACAGGGCCTGGACGAGGCGGGCGGCGGGAACGGCGGGCTGCTGCTCGCCCTGGCCGACTCCCTCAACGGCCGCTCGGAGGACGGGCGGTACGACAACTCCAACGCCGCCAACATCGCCATCAACTGCGCCGACTCCAAGCAGCGGTTCACCCTGGAGCAGACGAAGGCGGCACTGCCCGAGTTCCGCAAGGCGTCCCCGCTGTTCGGCGAGTACCTGGGCTGGGGGCTGATGAGCTGCACCGGCTGGCCGGTGGCGGGCGCCTGGGAGACCCCGGACGTCAGCGCCACCGGGTCCGCGCCGATCCTGGTCATCGGCAACACCGGTGACCCGGCGACCCCGTACGCCGGCGCGAAGGCGATGGTGCAGCAGCTCGGCAAGGGCGTCGGCGTGGAGCTGACGTACAAGGGCGAGGGCCACGGGGCCTACAACAGCAAGGACGCGTGCGTGCAACGGGCCGTCGACGGCTACCTGTTGAACGGCCGCGTCCCGAAGTCCGGCACGGTCTGCGGCTGA
- a CDS encoding ATP-dependent DNA helicase has product MSSSSTRHSPRRESRPRTTGAYRLVRTPPGSVVPPLLDAGQRAVVDHPGGPLLVLAGPGTGKTTTLVESVAARVNRGGDPARILVLTFSRKAAVELRDRMAARLGAARGPQATTFHSYCYALVRAHQDADLFADPLRLLSGPEQDVTVRELLAGQLDLEKEGLAQVRWPDELRACLTTRGFADEVRAVLARSRELGLGPDALADFARRTGRPDWSAAAQFLAEYLDILDAQGVLDYAELVHRAVLLAERPEVAAELAGRYDAVYVDEYQDTDPAQVRLLHALAGNRGRAPKHARGHGEGEGGNREGARAGRTLIAFGDPDQSIYTFRGADVNGILDFPDTFRRADGTPAPVGVLTTSRRSGAGLLAATRLLTRRMPLNRLPADTVRAHRELHAVRDGGRVETYTYPTASTELENIADLLRRAHLEEGVPWQEMAVLVRAGGRSLPAVRRALTSAGVPLEVDGDDLPLRHEPAVAPLLTALRAVATAALPPPSPEPEADQGGSAAPSWLDTETALSLLTSPLGSMDAADLRRLGRALRDEERAAGIRVPAPSDELLARALAEPERLVTHDPAYAHGAQRLGALLRHSRELLEGGGTAEEALWTLWNGTPWPGRLERAALRGGAGGRNADRDLDAVCALFDTAARAEERTGGRGALNFLEEVDAQDIAADTLSRRTARPDAVRLMTAHRSKGLEWRLVVVAGVQEGLWPDLRRRGSLLEADRIGRDGLAEPLTPGALLAEERRLFYVAATRARERLIVTAVKAPADDGDQPSRFLTELGVEPRDVTGRPRRPLAVAALVAELRATTVDPAASEALREAAAHRLARLAALADDEGQPLVPAAHPYRWWGLEEPTRSAVPLRDRDQPVTLSGSALDQLANTCALQWFLGREVKADAPATAAQGFGNVVHVLADEVASGRTPADLDVLMERLDSVWNGLAFDAPWKSEQEKEHARAALERFLNWHVLDRGGRTPTASEHDFDVTLEAGEYAVRIRGSMDRVERDAEGRAYVVDFKTGKGTPTKDEVAAHPQLAVYQLAVREGAVDEVFDGTRPEPGGAELVQLRQPAPKKEGGDAFPKVQAQEPPAGEWVSDLLATAAGKVLDERFTPTTGTHCSHCTFRSSCSAQPEGRQVVE; this is encoded by the coding sequence GTGAGTTCCTCCTCCACCCGGCACAGTCCGCGCCGTGAGTCACGGCCGCGGACCACGGGTGCGTACCGACTGGTGCGTACTCCGCCGGGATCCGTGGTGCCCCCCCTCCTGGACGCAGGCCAGCGCGCGGTGGTTGATCACCCCGGCGGCCCGCTGCTGGTCCTCGCCGGACCCGGCACCGGCAAGACCACCACCCTCGTCGAATCCGTCGCGGCCCGGGTGAACCGGGGCGGCGACCCCGCCCGCATCCTCGTCCTCACCTTCAGCCGCAAGGCCGCCGTCGAACTGCGCGACCGGATGGCGGCCCGCCTCGGGGCGGCCCGGGGTCCGCAGGCCACCACGTTCCACTCGTACTGCTACGCCCTGGTCCGGGCCCACCAGGACGCCGACCTGTTCGCCGATCCGCTGCGCCTGCTCTCCGGGCCCGAGCAGGACGTCACCGTCCGCGAACTGCTCGCGGGCCAGCTCGACCTGGAGAAGGAGGGCCTGGCCCAGGTCCGCTGGCCGGACGAGCTGCGCGCCTGCCTGACCACGCGCGGTTTCGCCGACGAGGTGCGCGCCGTGCTGGCCCGCAGCCGTGAGCTGGGCCTCGGCCCGGACGCGCTGGCCGACTTCGCCCGCCGCACCGGCCGCCCCGACTGGAGTGCGGCGGCCCAGTTCCTCGCCGAGTACCTCGACATCCTCGACGCCCAGGGCGTCCTGGACTACGCCGAGCTGGTGCACCGCGCGGTCCTGCTCGCCGAGCGCCCCGAGGTGGCCGCGGAGCTGGCCGGCCGGTACGACGCGGTGTACGTCGACGAGTACCAGGACACCGACCCCGCCCAGGTGCGCCTGCTGCACGCGCTGGCCGGGAACCGGGGGCGCGCTCCAAAGCACGCCCGTGGGCACGGCGAGGGTGAGGGTGGGAACCGGGAGGGCGCGCGCGCCGGGCGGACGTTGATCGCCTTCGGCGACCCCGACCAGTCGATCTACACGTTCCGGGGTGCCGATGTGAACGGCATCCTCGACTTCCCGGACACCTTCCGCCGGGCGGACGGGACCCCCGCGCCCGTGGGCGTGCTCACCACCTCGCGCCGCTCCGGGGCCGGACTGCTGGCGGCGACCCGGCTGCTCACCCGCCGGATGCCGTTGAACCGGCTGCCCGCCGACACGGTCCGCGCCCACCGCGAGCTGCACGCCGTCCGGGACGGCGGCCGCGTCGAGACGTACACCTACCCGACCGCGTCCACGGAGCTGGAGAACATCGCGGACCTGCTGCGCCGCGCCCACCTGGAGGAGGGGGTTCCGTGGCAGGAGATGGCCGTGCTGGTACGGGCCGGAGGCCGCTCGCTGCCCGCCGTCCGCCGCGCCCTCACCTCCGCCGGCGTTCCCCTGGAGGTCGACGGCGACGACCTCCCGCTGCGCCACGAACCGGCCGTCGCCCCGCTGCTGACGGCCCTGCGGGCGGTGGCGACGGCAGCGCTGCCCCCACCTTCCCCGGAGCCGGAGGCGGATCAGGGCGGGAGCGCGGCACCCTCCTGGCTCGACACCGAGACCGCCCTCTCTCTCCTCACCTCCCCGCTCGGCTCCATGGACGCCGCCGACCTGCGCCGCCTCGGCCGCGCCCTGCGCGACGAGGAGCGCGCCGCCGGGATCCGGGTCCCCGCCCCCTCCGACGAGCTGCTGGCCCGCGCCCTCGCCGAGCCCGAACGCCTCGTCACCCACGACCCGGCGTACGCCCACGGCGCGCAGCGCCTCGGCGCGCTCCTGCGCCACTCCCGCGAGCTCCTGGAGGGCGGCGGCACCGCCGAGGAGGCCCTGTGGACCCTGTGGAACGGCACCCCCTGGCCCGGCAGGCTGGAGCGGGCCGCGCTGCGCGGCGGGGCGGGCGGCCGCAACGCCGACCGCGACCTCGACGCGGTGTGCGCCCTGTTCGACACGGCCGCCCGCGCCGAGGAGCGCACCGGCGGGCGCGGGGCCCTCAACTTCCTGGAAGAGGTCGACGCCCAGGACATCGCCGCCGACACCCTCTCCCGGCGGACCGCCCGCCCCGACGCCGTACGACTGATGACCGCCCACCGCTCCAAGGGCCTGGAGTGGCGGCTCGTCGTCGTCGCCGGGGTCCAGGAAGGGCTCTGGCCCGACCTCCGCCGCCGGGGCTCCCTCCTGGAGGCGGACCGGATCGGCCGCGACGGGCTCGCCGAACCCCTCACGCCCGGCGCCCTCCTCGCCGAGGAGCGCCGCCTCTTCTACGTCGCCGCCACCCGCGCCCGCGAGCGCCTGATCGTCACCGCCGTGAAGGCCCCCGCCGACGACGGCGACCAGCCCTCCCGCTTCCTCACCGAACTGGGCGTCGAACCCCGCGACGTCACCGGCCGCCCGCGCCGCCCCCTCGCCGTCGCCGCGCTCGTCGCCGAGCTGCGCGCCACCACCGTCGACCCGGCCGCGTCCGAGGCGCTGCGCGAGGCCGCCGCCCACCGCCTCGCCCGGCTCGCCGCGCTCGCCGACGACGAGGGGCAGCCGCTGGTGCCCGCGGCCCACCCGTACCGCTGGTGGGGGCTGGAGGAGCCGACCCGCTCCGCCGTCCCGCTGCGCGACCGCGACCAACCCGTCACCCTCTCCGGCTCCGCCCTGGACCAGCTCGCCAACACCTGCGCCCTCCAGTGGTTCCTGGGCCGCGAGGTGAAGGCCGACGCCCCGGCGACCGCCGCCCAGGGGTTCGGCAACGTCGTCCACGTCCTCGCCGACGAGGTCGCCTCCGGCCGGACCCCCGCCGACCTGGACGTCCTGATGGAGCGCCTGGACTCCGTCTGGAACGGCCTCGCTTTCGACGCCCCCTGGAAGTCCGAGCAGGAGAAGGAGCACGCCCGCGCCGCCCTGGAACGCTTCCTCAACTGGCACGTCCTGGACCGGGGCGGCCGGACCCCCACCGCGAGCGAGCACGACTTCGACGTGACGCTGGAGGCGGGGGAGTACGCCGTCCGCATCCGGGGCTCCATGGACCGGGTCGAGCGGGACGCCGAGGGCCGGGCGTACGTCGTCGACTTCAAGACCGGCAAGGGCACCCCCACCAAGGACGAGGTCGCCGCCCACCCCCAGCTCGCCGTCTACCAGCTCGCCGTCCGCGAGGGCGCGGTCGACGAGGTCTTCGACGGCACCCGCCCGGAGCCGGGCGGCGCCGAACTGGTCCAGCTCCGTCAGCCCGCCCCCAAGAAGGAGGGCGGCGACGCCTTCCCCAAGGTCCAGGCCCAGGAACCGCCTGCGGGGGAGTGGGTCTCCGATCTGCTCGCCACCGCCGCCGGGAAGGTCCTGGACGAACGGTTCACGCCCACCACCGGAACCCACTGCTCCCACTGCACCTTCCGGTCCTCGTGCAGCGCACAGCCGGAGGGACGCCAGGTGGTGGAGTAG
- a CDS encoding lysylphosphatidylglycerol synthase transmembrane domain-containing protein, translating into MQPPKAADASDAGERPQSAPDSSASPGATAGPSRADGPTASTTGHLAGSTLASAEAALTDRVSGDEPLLPARVHRPSDLMRLLIGVLAIAVLFSIAAFAQGTTTGLEDDISKGTEQAPDLLIKIAGLVSSIAVLLVPVAFAIERLIKRDGLRIADGVLAAVLAHGVTLATDLWVSRTAPGTIQDALTQPQTAGGLTDPVHGYLAPVIAYMTAVGMARRPRWRVVLWVVLLLDAFAMLVGGYTTPFSIILTVLIGWTVAYGTLYAVGSPNVRPTGQHLMAGLRHVGFRPVAAMRTEDTPDKDNADQGDRGRRYLVTLEDGPPLDVTVVDREQQAQGFFYRTWRRITLRTLTQRRSIQSLRQALEQEALLAYAAIAAGANAPKLIATSELGPDAVMLVYEHIGGRSLDQMEDEEITDDLVRSAWRQVKALQSRRIAHRRLTGDALLVDRSGRAFVTDLRGGEIAAGDLVLRMDVAQLLTTLGLRVGAERSVAGALAVLGPDAVADCLPLLQPIALSRSTRATLRRIARERSQREREAVVEASQAAKQARAEQAKAEQTAGSPAAGSKAESKAERKSLRTEKQAEKRAIDDALEEAREEDLLAQIRRQVLLIRPQAPVEPVRLERIKPRTLFSFIAGAIAAYFLISQVTQADFGTVVEQAEWGWVAAALGFSALSYVAAAMSLLGFVPERVPFLKTVQAQVAGSFVKIVAPAAVGGVALNTRFLQRAGVRPGLAVASVGASQLFGLGAHIMLLALFGYLTGTEKTPDSLTPSRTVIAGLLTVAVLVLVVTAIPFLRKFVVTRVRSLFAGVVPRMLDVVQRPQKLLTGIGGMLLLTGLFVLCLDASIRAFSGPDVPQLSYASIAVVFLAGNALGSAAPTPGGMGAVEGALTLGLIAVGLPKEVAAPAVLLYRVMTLWLPVLPGWLAFNQLTRKGEL; encoded by the coding sequence GTGCAGCCACCGAAGGCGGCGGACGCCTCCGATGCCGGGGAGCGCCCGCAGAGTGCTCCCGACTCCTCCGCGTCGCCCGGCGCCACCGCCGGGCCGTCCCGTGCCGACGGCCCCACGGCGTCCACCACCGGACATCTGGCCGGCTCGACGCTCGCCTCCGCCGAGGCCGCGCTGACCGACCGCGTCTCGGGGGACGAGCCGCTGCTCCCCGCCCGGGTGCACCGCCCCTCCGACCTGATGCGGCTGCTCATCGGGGTGCTCGCGATCGCGGTGCTGTTCTCGATCGCCGCTTTCGCCCAGGGCACCACCACCGGCCTCGAGGACGACATCTCCAAGGGCACCGAGCAGGCGCCCGATCTCCTGATCAAGATCGCCGGTCTGGTGTCCAGCATCGCCGTGCTGCTGGTCCCGGTCGCCTTCGCCATCGAACGCCTCATCAAACGTGACGGGCTGCGCATCGCGGACGGGGTGCTCGCCGCCGTCCTCGCCCACGGGGTGACGCTCGCGACCGACCTCTGGGTCTCGCGGACCGCCCCCGGCACCATCCAGGACGCGCTGACCCAGCCGCAGACGGCCGGCGGCCTGACCGACCCGGTGCACGGCTATCTCGCGCCCGTCATCGCGTACATGACGGCGGTCGGGATGGCCCGGCGGCCGCGCTGGCGCGTGGTGCTGTGGGTGGTGCTGCTGCTCGACGCGTTCGCGATGCTGGTCGGCGGGTACACCACCCCGTTCTCGATCATCCTCACCGTGCTGATCGGCTGGACGGTGGCGTACGGGACGCTGTACGCGGTCGGCTCGCCGAACGTCCGCCCCACCGGCCAGCACCTGATGGCGGGTCTGCGGCACGTGGGCTTCCGTCCGGTCGCGGCGATGCGCACCGAGGACACCCCGGACAAGGACAACGCCGACCAGGGCGACCGGGGGCGGCGCTATCTGGTCACGCTGGAGGACGGGCCGCCGCTGGACGTCACCGTCGTCGACCGGGAACAGCAGGCCCAGGGGTTCTTCTACCGGACCTGGCGGCGGATCACGCTGCGTACGCTCACCCAGCGGCGCTCGATCCAGTCGTTGCGCCAGGCGCTGGAGCAGGAGGCGCTGCTCGCGTACGCGGCGATCGCCGCCGGGGCGAACGCGCCCAAGCTGATCGCCACATCCGAGCTGGGTCCCGACGCGGTGATGCTGGTCTACGAGCACATCGGCGGCCGGTCGCTGGACCAGATGGAGGACGAGGAGATCACCGACGATCTGGTGCGCAGCGCCTGGCGTCAGGTGAAGGCCCTCCAGTCGCGGCGGATCGCGCACCGCAGGCTGACCGGCGACGCGCTCCTGGTGGATCGTTCCGGCAGGGCGTTCGTGACGGATCTGCGCGGCGGCGAGATCGCCGCGGGCGATCTGGTGCTGCGGATGGACGTGGCCCAGCTGCTGACCACGCTGGGGCTGCGGGTGGGGGCCGAGCGGTCGGTCGCCGGGGCGCTGGCCGTGCTCGGCCCGGACGCGGTGGCGGACTGCCTGCCGCTGCTCCAGCCGATCGCGCTGAGCCGCTCCACGCGGGCGACGCTGCGCCGGATCGCCCGCGAGCGTTCGCAGCGCGAGCGGGAGGCGGTGGTGGAGGCCTCGCAGGCGGCCAAGCAGGCGCGGGCGGAGCAGGCGAAGGCCGAGCAGACGGCGGGCAGCCCCGCGGCCGGGTCCAAGGCCGAGTCCAAGGCCGAGCGGAAGTCGCTGCGCACCGAGAAGCAGGCCGAGAAGCGCGCCATCGACGATGCGCTGGAGGAGGCCCGCGAGGAGGATCTGCTCGCCCAGATCCGCCGTCAGGTGCTGCTGATCCGCCCACAGGCCCCGGTCGAACCGGTCCGTCTGGAGCGGATCAAGCCGCGCACCCTGTTCAGCTTCATCGCCGGGGCCATCGCCGCGTACTTCCTGATCTCGCAGGTCACCCAGGCCGACTTCGGGACGGTCGTGGAGCAGGCGGAGTGGGGCTGGGTGGCGGCCGCCCTCGGTTTCTCGGCGCTGAGCTATGTGGCGGCGGCGATGAGCCTGCTGGGCTTCGTGCCCGAGCGGGTGCCGTTCCTGAAGACCGTGCAGGCGCAGGTGGCCGGCTCGTTCGTGAAGATCGTGGCGCCCGCCGCGGTCGGGGGCGTGGCGCTGAACACCCGCTTCCTCCAGCGGGCCGGGGTGCGCCCCGGTCTCGCGGTGGCGAGCGTCGGCGCGTCGCAGCTCTTCGGGCTCGGCGCCCACATCATGCTGCTGGCGCTGTTCGGCTATCTCACGGGTACGGAGAAGACACCGGACTCGCTGACCCCGTCCCGGACCGTGATCGCGGGTCTGCTGACGGTCGCGGTGCTGGTGCTGGTGGTGACGGCGATCCCGTTCCTGCGGAAGTTCGTGGTGACCCGGGTGCGCTCGCTGTTCGCCGGGGTCGTGCCCCGCATGCTGGACGTGGTGCAGCGGCCGCAGAAGCTGCTCACCGGCATCGGCGGCATGCTGCTGCTGACCGGCCTGTTCGTGCTCTGCCTGGACGCCTCGATCCGGGCGTTCAGCGGGCCGGACGTCCCCCAGCTGAGCTACGCGAGCATCGCGGTGGTCTTCCTCGCCGGGAACGCCCTCGGCTCGGCCGCCCCGACGCCGGGCGGTATGGGTGCGGTCGAGGGGGCCCTGACGCTGGGCCTGATCGCGGTCGGGCTGCCGAAGGAGGTCGCGGCGCCCGCGGTGCTGCTGTACCGCGTGATGACGCTGTGGCTGCCGGTGCTGCCGGGGTGGCTCGCCTTCAACCAGCTGACCCGCAAGGGCGAGCTGTAA